A genomic window from Silene latifolia isolate original U9 population chromosome Y, ASM4854445v1, whole genome shotgun sequence includes:
- the LOC141631838 gene encoding uncharacterized protein LOC141631838: MMEKGEGFKNKFKGKKRPFNNTNDESNKTPKGACQICGKTGHLKANCKVGKHKKKKAASTSQGGKGSNDQDPPTNQGQILDIGFNSVVNYVPLISEAFYVQDDVVAWWIDSGATNHVCKDRHWFKYYELVKDGSVQYMGNESTAPIVYRFYVIEPNYFVSVHTVIESRDAIFDESRFSSMPKPKDLVPSSSGAIEGSDNVTTQEATPEIRRSKRKRIAKSFGPDFLTYLVEGSRDGCENYYPYCFHIDEDPRTFDEVMRSHDSSFWKEAVNDEMDSIMGNNTWVLADLPRGCKPLGCKWIFKKKMKVDGSIDKFKARLVIQGFRQKEGIDYFDTYAPVARITTIRLLIALAAINNLVIHQMDVKMAFLNGELKDEVYMKQPERFIMPGNEHKVCKLIKSLYGLKQAPEQWHHKFDEVVLSNGYRLNQSDKCVYSKFDDNGNGVIICLYVDNMLIFWYRPKSSRPYLGLFVIKLCHERHG; this comes from the exons ATGATGGAAAAGGGAGAGGGTTTCAAGAACAAATTTAAGGGAAAGAAACGCCCTTTTAACAACACCAATGATGAGTCTAACAAGACACCGAAAGGTGCTTGTCAGATTTGTGGAAAGACCGGGCATTTGAAAGCAAATTGCAAGGTTGGAAAGCACAAAAAGAAAAAGGCTGCAAGTACTAGCCAAGGAGGGAAAGGGTCTAATGACCAAGATCCACCCACTAATCAAGGTCAGATTTTAGACATTGGTTTTAATTCGGTTGTGAATTATGTACCGCTAATTTCTGAAGCATTTTATGTGCAGGATGATGTAGTGGCATGGTGGATAGACTCGGGTGCAACCAATCATGTTTGCAAGGATCGACATTGGTTCAAGTATTATGAACTAGTGAAGGATGGATCCGTTCAATATATGGGCAACGAGTCTACCGCTCCTATT GTTTATAGGTTCTATGTAATTGAACCTAATTATTTTGTTTCGGTCCACACTGTAATTGAGTCAAGGGATGCGATATTTGATGAGAGTCGTTTCTCATCAATGCCGAAGCCTAAGGATCTAGTACCTAGTTCTAGTGGAGCTATTGAGGGAAGTGACAATGTCACAACTCAAGAAGCAACACCTGAAATTCGTAGGAGTAAGAGAAAAAGGATTGCTAAATCATTTGGTCCCGATTTTCTTACCTATTTGGTTGAAGGTTCAAGGGATGGATGTGAAAACTATTATCCATATTGTTTTCACATTGATGAGGACCCTAGGACATTTGATGAGGTGATGAGGTCTCATGACTCTTCCTTTTGGAAAGAGGCGGTGAATGATGAGATGGATTCCATAATGGGCAATAACACTTGGGTGCTTGCGGATTTACCTCGTGGTTGTAAACCATTGGGTTGCAAGTGGATCTTCAAAAAGAAGATGAAAGTTGATGGTTCTATCGACAAGTTTAAAGCTAGATTGGTTATCCAAGGCTTTAGACAAAAGGAAGGGATTGATTATTTCGATACCTATGCTCCCGTAGCTCGCATTACTACTATTAGGTTGTTGATTGCACTTGCTGCAATTAATAATCTAGTGAtccatcaaatggatgtcaagatgGCGTTCTTGAATGGTGAGCTTAAAGATGAGGTGTATATGAAACAACCGGAACGATTTATTATGCCCGGTAATGAGCATAAGgtttgtaaattaattaaatcattaTATGGACTTAAACAAGCCCCTGAACAATGGCATCACAAGTTTGATGAGGTTGTTTTATCTAATGGGTATAGACTAAATCAGTCGGATAAATGTGTGTATAGCAAATTTGATGACAACGGTAATGGAGTCATTATTTGTCTATATGTTGATAACATGTTGATTTTTTGGTACCGACCAAAATCAAGTAGACCTTACTTAGGCCTTTTTGTCATCAAGCTTTGTCATGAAAGACATGGGTGA